A genomic stretch from Apis cerana isolate GH-2021 linkage group LG9, AcerK_1.0, whole genome shotgun sequence includes:
- the LOC108004444 gene encoding uncharacterized protein LOC108004444 isoform X2, which yields MSPPNRSNTIWLFLFLCATVTICQDVEQTLEIPEDSEDESTIWMEYEFGTGAGNREELIVTNISVREYTNVPKTARNWQFLEVNGTNYLFRNEKSTLFCNKLDLDKGTIVEFTRLIVKGTILKFKAIEMKSNIVIVLCVQLNTGILLECHALLDGNSFQYLGSLPVLKHVKDIEIITKLSDNEEPYKIFVLNEEEFFLQLQNSIDVYGFDIDFSTNALNFWFYHSTYVPRSFDIQVFNIYETVSLALQGANDVFLYEYKNIMEGNDILQRQTIKSYNLNNFICFESGYLQFLSISGPEAGLFLFEDGEFQFNTESESSFDVSDISWVTSVQLDTYRDESMLLVQLKNSTVFALGWQGSSFKNVQLPNNDLDRFDLSMITPIPKYGFIAGNRVVKFDTRLKSVKHPLQYETEKLIRLQRSLNELIQYEEKIINETKARLNESKIENPVITGFWNISRVNATNVIISDNVTFESITLGESKLTKEDLKFDVNIFEMKLREAERKLDEIDSRLNEAGSNDFDSKDLRFDSYVEINGDIYVNGSLYTDKLTVSSINGINATLPSDNYTIDFKDVKNLTIKSINGIPVENIRFGDSMVDYSSVDFDKINRAEIRGDLSFSTINGLDWETLMKNIVWKDRDMLIPGETVIEGTVTSNNVELFTLNDLLYPEQYVLENGSSPYVTVTGSKTFESFEASELEDASTLNGIDFDDYVILSKENVLKEGISFENLTVTDELVLDCEIEGLNMEDRLLLNETNKISSNILFYNLNVSGNITFDRLIINNTEVDLGDLLLKTDENVVITGTKTFLKNVEMRSNVTITSGMINGHHVDEFVTLDTDQVFPNLRKISANVTFGNVTLGAIKKLEKFFRENNSTGCLNRTVIFESPVTVEELTFDKLNNNVSYEFFTRKVNETFGNASFENLTVDTLIADEIAPNMVNGLDLVDYAKHLESSDIECTIEDSLETDRLCAKSVNGMPVEEIGQLKDRLSAILDHVQSGNLTLNSLRVLGTIKADSINGERVTDLYNEERFGPRPVIVKDEVYIEDLTILGLMNGYNFTERVLDTVQKSDANIVIEGHKTFDSIICTELEAKYLNGRPIENILDPYKEQVLSGPVIVNGTMTVSEYFNATGNINGVPYRELTDKFRYLGNNSYEFRGDVRFLDDVTIENLYVNGSIQGTDFDDFLNTVIYKDEDNVTVSGTKIFENTVTFNDGFFVHEKLNDIDLRRFREKAVYIDAPFSVKSKIIFKDGIKVEKDIVVKKSLEAKSIMGIDIEELRANVLYLNKPTYVDGNLDSFCDIFLSLILFKLSSLRVGNLTFTNVTFESNVQVKKINDVDMDLVIPLKTDQFIPVKVLRGYNITAENMEILGTVNGVDLREMQEKTFMLTGDQNITGHFTFHGVVHFRNEFNPRLINGIDPNRFIPLNTKSTIVGNFVFEKPVILKKSLRLLGYLNDIDVNRWEAVAVTTENSVPQFISGNWTVFGNVYFQNGAYGSEILNGTNITEVSNILAEKHLEMDAMLEEKNANLDVICKDLAELKRYAENQIYQFNAFDYLQIIEFDNGSIASVHYFETNDTDHLILSCYDCQMHAYAFTEEKFELVGDMPNFGVVQEWATFERDQVLYFLTSGPKSCGRNPVNVWRLKDNEFRHVLDLDHNVKVKKINQDIFFTMIDKKKELRSKKMNEQLKRFLSSSVDNDETKIVWDEDILAVNKTTGKEYDNNTSSRSVKEILNFKAGFLEKEMFLYYDEEFSKDSIFIFHNDTTQKKIFQTITAYRPTSFTILNFDGLVETLLVFVENRKNLRIYEYKGIQGFVYKDSIKMNVDKLFSFKIRKYSHMAKRYCLGLIHKNRLIILEALMYGEKLDMGPLTC from the exons ATGTCTCCGCCGAATCGTAGCAACACGATTTGgctgtttctttttctctgtgCGACTGTCACGATTTGCCAGGATGTCGAACAAACCTTGGAAATCCCGGAAGATTCCGAAGATGAATCGACGATTTGGATGGAATACGAATTCGGGACTGGAGCTGGAAATAGGGAAG AACTTATAGTGACGAATATTTCCGTTCGCGAATACACAAATGTGCCAAAAACAGCGAGAAATTGGCAATTCCTGGAAGTGAACGGcaccaattatttatttcgaaacgaaaaatctaCTCTTTTCTGCAATAAACTCGATTTGGACAAGGGTACAATCGTTGAATTCACGAGATTGATCGTAAAAGgcactatattaaaatttaaagcgatagaaatgaaatcgaaTATAGTAATCGTTTTGTGCGTCCAATTGAACACCGGAATCCTGCTAGAATGTCACGCGCTCTTAGAtggaaattcttttcaatatcttGGATCGTTGCCGGTATTGAAACATGTAAAAGACATAGAgattattacgaaattatcAGATAACGAGGAAccgtataaaatattcgtgttGAACGAAGAGGAATTCTTTCTCCAATTGCAAAATTCTATCGACGTCTACGGCTTCGACATTGATTTCTCAACCAATGCTTTAAATTTttg GTTTTACCATTCAACTTACGTGCCAAGATCGTTCGATATCCAGGTATTCAACATTTATGAAACCGTATCATTGGCTCTTCAAGGAGCAAACGACGTCTTCCTCtatgaatacaaaaatatcatggAGGGAAATGACATTCTGCAGCGACAAACGATAAAGtcgtataatttgaataatttcatctGCTTCGAAAGCGGATACCTCCAGTTTTTGTCCATCTCCGGTCCGGAGGCGGgcctttttctcttcgaagACGGTGAATTCCAGTTCAACACAGAGTCTGAGTCCAGCTTcg ACGTTTCGGACATTTCTTGGGTAACGAGCGTACAGTTAGACACTTATAGAGACGAGTCGATGTTGTTGGTACAATTGAAAAACTCGACCGTGTTCGCGTTAGGTTGGCAAGGTTCGAGTTTCAAGAATGTTCAATTACCCAACAACGATCTCGATCGGTTCGATCTCTCCATGATTACACCGATCCCGAAATATGGATTTATCGCGGGTAATCGAGTTGTGAAATTTGATACGCGGCTGAAAAGCGTGAAACATCCTCTCCAATACGAGACTGAGAAACTAATAAGATTGCAAAGATCGTTGAAC GAATTGATACAATACGAGGAAAAGATTATCAATGAAACAAAGGCGCGGCTCAATGAGAGTAAAATCGAAAATCCCGTGATCACAGGGTTTTGGAATATAAGCAGGGTGAACGCAACGAATGTAATCATATCCGACAACGTGACTTTCGAATCGATCACGTTGGGTGAGTCTAAGTTGACAAAGGAGGATTTAAAGTTCGATGTAAACATTTTCGAGATGAAATTGAGGGAAGCGGAGAGGAAGCTCGACGAGATCGATTCGAGATTGAACGAGGCGGGATCGAATGATTTCGACTCGAAAGATCTTCGCTTCGATTCTTACGTTGAAATAAACGGAGATATTTACGTCAATGGGAGTTTGTACACCGACAAGTTGACGGTATCCTCGATCAATGGGATAAACGCAACTCTCCCTTCCGACAACTACACGATTGATTTCAaggatgttaaaaatttaacgattaaGTCGATAAACGGTATCCCCGTGGAAAATATACGCTTTGGGGATTCTATGGTGGATTACAGTAGCGtggatttcgataaaataaatcgagcGGAGATTCGTGGAGACCTTTCCTTTTCCACGATCAATGGCCTCGATTGGGAAACACTGATGAAGAACATCGTGTGGAAAGACAGAGATATGCTCATTCCTGGGGAAACTGTCATCGAGGgg ACGGTCACGTCGAATAACGTCGAACTGTTCACGCTGAATGATCTTCTGTATCCAGAACAATACGTTCTGGAAAACGGTAGCTCTCCTTACGTGACTGTAACCGGTTCGAAAACCTTCGAATCGTTCGAAGCGTCGGAATTGGAGGACGCGAGCACCCTGAACGGGATAGATTTCGATGATTACGTCATTTTGAGCAAGGAGAACGTTTTGAAGGAGGGAATCAGCTTCGAAAATTTGACAGTCACCGACGAGCTCGTA CTGGACTGTGAAATAGAAGGATTAAATATGGAAGACAGGCTGTTGCTCAACGAAACTAATAAGATTTCATCGAATATCttgttttacaatttaaacgtTTCGGGTAACATCACGTTTGATAGATTGATCATCAATAACACCGAAGTGGATTTAGGAGATCTGCTGTTGAAAACCGACGAAAATGTCGTGATAACCGGGacgaaaacatttttaaagaacGTCGAGATGAGATCCAACGTTACCATTACGTCTGGCATGATCAATGGACATCACGTGGACGAATTCGTTACTTTGGACACGGATCAAGTGTTCCCAA ATTTAAGAAAGATATCTGCCAACGTCACTTTCGGAAACGTGACGTTAGGAGCtataaagaaattggaaaaattcttcaGGGAGAACAATTCCACAGGTTGCTTGAACAGAACTGTTATATTCGAGTCTCCTGTCACCGTTGAAGAATTGACTTTTGACAAGTTGAACAATAACGTTTCCTACGAGTTCTTCACGCGGAAAGTAAACGAAACATTCGGGAACGCCAGCTTCGAGAACCTAACGGTGGACACTTTGATAGCGGACGAAATAGCCCCAAACATGGTGAACGGTCTCGATCTCGTTGATTACGCGAAACACTTGGAATCATCCGATATCGAGTGCACCATCGAGGACAGTTTGGAAACGGATCGTTTGTGCGCGAAATCTGTCAACGGAATGCCGGTAGAGGAGATTGGCCAGTTGAAAGATCGGCTGTCAGCGATCCTGGATCACGTACAGAGTGGAAATTTGACGTTGAACTCCCTTCGAGTACTCGGCACGATTAAAGCGGATTCGATCAACGGTGAACGCGTGACGGATTTGTACAACGAGGAACGGTTCGGCCCGAGGCCTGTAATAGTCAAGGATGAAGTTTACATCGAGGATCTGACGATCCTTGGCCTGATGAACGGTTACAATTTCACGGAACGCGTACTCGACACAGTTCAAAAATCCGACGCGAACATAGTGATCGAGGGTCATAAAACGTTCGACTCGATCATTTGCACCGAACTTGAAGCGAAATATTTGAACGGACGTCCCATAGAGAATATCCTAGATCCTTATAAGGAACAGGTGCTCTCAGGTCCCGTGATCGTAAACG GTACCATGACCGTTTCCGAATACTTCAACGCAACTGGAAACATCAATGGCGTACCGTATCGCGAGCTGACGGATAAATTCAGATATTTGGGGAACAATTCCTACGAATTTCGTGGAGACGTCAGATTCCTCGACGATGTAACCATAGAGAATCTGTACGTGAACGGGTCGATTCAGGGGACtgatttcgatgattttttgaaCACGGTGATTTACAAGGACGAGGACAACGTCACGGTTTCAGGGacgaaaatatttgagaaCACGGTCACTTTTAACGACGGGTTCTTCGTTCACGAGAAATTGAATGACATTGATCTGAGAAGATTCAGGGAGAAGGCCGTTTACATCGACGCGCCGTTCTCCGTCAagtcgaaaattatattcaaagatGGTATAAAAGTGGAGAAGGATATCGTGGTTAAGAAATCTCTGGAAGCAAAATCAATAATGGGAATCGATATCGAAGAGTTGCGAGCTAACGTGTTGTATCTTAACAAGCCCACTTACGTGGACGGTAATTTAGATTCATTCTGTgacatttttctttccctcattctttttaaactttcttctTTGCGCGTAGGAAATCTCACGTTCACCAATGTGACTTTCGAGTCTAACGTTCAAGTGAAGAAGATCAACGATGTGGATATGGATTTAGTGATACCGTTGAAGACAGATCAATTTATACCTGTAAAAGTGTTAAGAGGTTACAATATTACAGCGGAAAATATGGAGATTTTAGGAACGGTGAATGGCGTCGATTTGCGAGAGATGCAAGAAAAGACATTCAtg ttaACAGGGGACCAGAATATAACGGGACACTTCACTTTTCACGGTGTCGttcattttcgaaatgaaTTCAATCCACGCCTTATCAACGGCATCGATCCAAACAGATTCATACCTCTGAATACAAAGAGCACCATAGTCG GCAATTTTGTATTCGAAAAACCAGTGATTCTCAAGAAAAGTCTGAGGCTATTGGGCTATTTAAATGACATAGATGTGAATCGATGGGAAGCTGTGGCAGTGACGACCGAAAATTCAGTGCCACAATTTATTTCTGGAAATTGGACCGTTTTTGGCAACGTCTATTTCCAAAACGGAGCTTACGGAAGCGAGATTTTAAACGGGACGAACATCACGGAggtatcgaatattttagcCGAGAAACATTTAGAAATGGACGCCATGTTGgaagagaaaaat GCCAATCTGGACGTTATATGTAAAGATTTGGCCGAATTGAAACGCTACGCGGAGAATCAAATTTATCAGTTCAATGCCTTCGATTATCTGCAAATCATCGAGTTCGATAACGGTTCGATTGCCAGTGTCcattatttcgaaacgaacgacaCGGATCACTTAATATTGAGTTGCTACGATTGTCAAATGCACGCGTACGCGTTTACcgaggaaaaatttgaattggtGGGCGATATGCCGAATTTCGGCGTGGTCCAAGAATGGGCGACCTTTGAACGAGACCAGGTATTATATTTCCTCACTTCTGGCCCAAAATCTTGCGGAAGGAATCCCGTGAACGTATGGAGGTTGAAAGACAATGAGTTCAGG CACGTTTTAGATCTTGATCACAACGTAAAAGTCAAGAAGATAAATCAGGACATATTTTTCACGATGATcgataagaagaaagaattacgATCTAAAAAGATGAATGAGCAATTGAAGAGGTTTCTGTCATCTTCGGTAGACAAcgatgaaacgaaaatcgTTTGGGATGAAGATATATTAGCGGTTAACAAGACAACTGGAAAAGAATACGACAATAATACGAGTTCGAGGAGcgttaaagaaattttgaatttcaaagcTGGATTCCTCgagaaagaaatgtttttgTATTACGATGAAGAGTTTAGCAAGGATAGTATATTT ATTTTTCACAACGATACGACGCAAAAAAAGATCTTTCAAACTATAACAGCATACAGGCCAACCTCCTTTACGATACTCAATTTTGATGGACTGGTCGAAACACTGCTCGTCTTCGTCGAAAATAGGAAAAACCTTCGAATTTATGAATACAaag GTATCCAAGGCTTCGTGTACAAAGACAGTATAAAAATGAAcgtcgataaattattcagttttaaaattagaaagtatTCTCATATGGCGAAGAGATATTGCCTAGGCTTGATTCATAAAaacagattaataatattggagGCATTAATGTACGGCGAAAAATTAGATATGGGGCCGTTAACgtgttag
- the LOC108004444 gene encoding uncharacterized protein LOC108004444 isoform X4, whose protein sequence is MSPPNRSNTIWLFLFLCATVTICQDVEQTLEIPEDSEDESTIWMEYEFGTGAGNREELIVTNISVREYTNVPKTARNWQFLEVNGTNYLFRNEKSTLFCNKLDLDKGTIVEFTRLIVKGTILKFKAIEMKSNIVIVLCVQLNTGILLECHALLDGNSFQYLGSLPVLKHVKDIEIITKLSDNEEPYKIFVLNEEEFFLQLQNSIDVYGFDIDFSTNALNFWFYHSTYVPRSFDIQVFNIYETVSLALQGANDVFLYEYKNIMEGNDILQRQTIKSYNLNNFICFESGYLQFLSISGPEAGLFLFEDGEFQFNTESESSFDVSDISWVTSVQLDTYRDESMLLVQLKNSTVFALGWQGSSFKNVQLPNNDLDRFDLSMITPIPKYGFIAGNRVVKFDTRLKSVKHPLQYETEKLIRLQRSLNELIQYEEKIINETKARLNESKIENPVITGFWNISRVNATNVIISDNVTFESITLGESKLTKEDLKFDVNIFEMKLREAERKLDEIDSRLNEAGSNDFDSKDLRFDSYVEINGDIYVNGSLYTDKLTVSSINGINATLPSDNYTIDFKDVKNLTIKSINGIPVENIRFGDSMVDYSSVDFDKINRAEIRGDLSFSTINGLDWETLMKNIVWKDRDMLIPGETVIEGTVTSNNVELFTLNDLLYPEQYVLENGSSPYVTVTGSKTFESFEASELEDASTLNGIDFDDYVILSKENVLKEGISFENLTVTDELVLDCEIEGLNMEDRLLLNETNKISSNILFYNLNVSGNITFDRLIINNTEVDLGDLLLKTDENVVITGTKTFLKNVEMRSNVTITSGMINGHHVDEFVTLDTDQVFPNLRKISANVTFGNVTLGAIKKLEKFFRENNSTGCLNRTVIFESPVTVEELTFDKLNNNVSYEFFTRKVNETFGNASFENLTVDTLIADEIAPNMVNGLDLVDYAKHLESSDIECTIEDSLETDRLCAKSVNGMPVEEIGQLKDRLSAILDHVQSGNLTLNSLRVLGTIKADSINGERVTDLYNEERFGPRPVIVKDEVYIEDLTILGLMNGYNFTERVLDTVQKSDANIVIEGHKTFDSIICTELEAKYLNGRPIENILDPYKEQVLSGPVIVNGTMTVSEYFNATGNINGVPYRELTDKFRYLGNNSYEFRGDVRFLDDVTIENLYVNGSIQGTDFDDFLNTVIYKDEDNVTVSGTKIFENTVTFNDGFFVHEKLNDIDLRRFREKAVYIDAPFSVKSKIIFKDGIKVEKDIVVKKSLEAKSIMGIDIEELRANVLYLNKPTYVDGNLTFTNVTFESNVQVKKINDVDMDLVIPLKTDQFIPVKVLRGYNITAENMEILGTVNGVDLREMQEKTFMLTGDQNITGHFTFHGVVHFRNEFNPRLINGIDPNRFIPLNTKSTIVGNFVFEKPVILKKSLRLLGYLNDIDVNRWEAVAVTTENSVPQFISGNWTVFGNVYFQNGAYGSEILNGTNITEVSNILAEKHLEMDAMLEEKNANLDVICKDLAELKRYAENQIYQFNAFDYLQIIEFDNGSIASVHYFETNDTDHLILSCYDCQMHAYAFTEEKFELVGDMPNFGVVQEWATFERDQVLYFLTSGPKSCGRNPVNVWRLKDNEFRHVLDLDHNVKVKKINQDIFFTMIDKKKELRSKKMNEQLKRFLSSSVDNDETKIVWDEDILAVNKTTGKEYDNNTSSRSVKEILNFKAGFLEKEMFLYYDEEFSKDSIFIFHNDTTQKKIFQTITAYRPTSFTILNFDGLVETLLVFVENRKNLRIYEYKGIQGFVYKDSIKMNVDKLFSFKIRKYSHMAKRYCLGLIHKNRLIILEALMYGEKLDMGPLTC, encoded by the exons ATGTCTCCGCCGAATCGTAGCAACACGATTTGgctgtttctttttctctgtgCGACTGTCACGATTTGCCAGGATGTCGAACAAACCTTGGAAATCCCGGAAGATTCCGAAGATGAATCGACGATTTGGATGGAATACGAATTCGGGACTGGAGCTGGAAATAGGGAAG AACTTATAGTGACGAATATTTCCGTTCGCGAATACACAAATGTGCCAAAAACAGCGAGAAATTGGCAATTCCTGGAAGTGAACGGcaccaattatttatttcgaaacgaaaaatctaCTCTTTTCTGCAATAAACTCGATTTGGACAAGGGTACAATCGTTGAATTCACGAGATTGATCGTAAAAGgcactatattaaaatttaaagcgatagaaatgaaatcgaaTATAGTAATCGTTTTGTGCGTCCAATTGAACACCGGAATCCTGCTAGAATGTCACGCGCTCTTAGAtggaaattcttttcaatatcttGGATCGTTGCCGGTATTGAAACATGTAAAAGACATAGAgattattacgaaattatcAGATAACGAGGAAccgtataaaatattcgtgttGAACGAAGAGGAATTCTTTCTCCAATTGCAAAATTCTATCGACGTCTACGGCTTCGACATTGATTTCTCAACCAATGCTTTAAATTTttg GTTTTACCATTCAACTTACGTGCCAAGATCGTTCGATATCCAGGTATTCAACATTTATGAAACCGTATCATTGGCTCTTCAAGGAGCAAACGACGTCTTCCTCtatgaatacaaaaatatcatggAGGGAAATGACATTCTGCAGCGACAAACGATAAAGtcgtataatttgaataatttcatctGCTTCGAAAGCGGATACCTCCAGTTTTTGTCCATCTCCGGTCCGGAGGCGGgcctttttctcttcgaagACGGTGAATTCCAGTTCAACACAGAGTCTGAGTCCAGCTTcg ACGTTTCGGACATTTCTTGGGTAACGAGCGTACAGTTAGACACTTATAGAGACGAGTCGATGTTGTTGGTACAATTGAAAAACTCGACCGTGTTCGCGTTAGGTTGGCAAGGTTCGAGTTTCAAGAATGTTCAATTACCCAACAACGATCTCGATCGGTTCGATCTCTCCATGATTACACCGATCCCGAAATATGGATTTATCGCGGGTAATCGAGTTGTGAAATTTGATACGCGGCTGAAAAGCGTGAAACATCCTCTCCAATACGAGACTGAGAAACTAATAAGATTGCAAAGATCGTTGAAC GAATTGATACAATACGAGGAAAAGATTATCAATGAAACAAAGGCGCGGCTCAATGAGAGTAAAATCGAAAATCCCGTGATCACAGGGTTTTGGAATATAAGCAGGGTGAACGCAACGAATGTAATCATATCCGACAACGTGACTTTCGAATCGATCACGTTGGGTGAGTCTAAGTTGACAAAGGAGGATTTAAAGTTCGATGTAAACATTTTCGAGATGAAATTGAGGGAAGCGGAGAGGAAGCTCGACGAGATCGATTCGAGATTGAACGAGGCGGGATCGAATGATTTCGACTCGAAAGATCTTCGCTTCGATTCTTACGTTGAAATAAACGGAGATATTTACGTCAATGGGAGTTTGTACACCGACAAGTTGACGGTATCCTCGATCAATGGGATAAACGCAACTCTCCCTTCCGACAACTACACGATTGATTTCAaggatgttaaaaatttaacgattaaGTCGATAAACGGTATCCCCGTGGAAAATATACGCTTTGGGGATTCTATGGTGGATTACAGTAGCGtggatttcgataaaataaatcgagcGGAGATTCGTGGAGACCTTTCCTTTTCCACGATCAATGGCCTCGATTGGGAAACACTGATGAAGAACATCGTGTGGAAAGACAGAGATATGCTCATTCCTGGGGAAACTGTCATCGAGGgg ACGGTCACGTCGAATAACGTCGAACTGTTCACGCTGAATGATCTTCTGTATCCAGAACAATACGTTCTGGAAAACGGTAGCTCTCCTTACGTGACTGTAACCGGTTCGAAAACCTTCGAATCGTTCGAAGCGTCGGAATTGGAGGACGCGAGCACCCTGAACGGGATAGATTTCGATGATTACGTCATTTTGAGCAAGGAGAACGTTTTGAAGGAGGGAATCAGCTTCGAAAATTTGACAGTCACCGACGAGCTCGTA CTGGACTGTGAAATAGAAGGATTAAATATGGAAGACAGGCTGTTGCTCAACGAAACTAATAAGATTTCATCGAATATCttgttttacaatttaaacgtTTCGGGTAACATCACGTTTGATAGATTGATCATCAATAACACCGAAGTGGATTTAGGAGATCTGCTGTTGAAAACCGACGAAAATGTCGTGATAACCGGGacgaaaacatttttaaagaacGTCGAGATGAGATCCAACGTTACCATTACGTCTGGCATGATCAATGGACATCACGTGGACGAATTCGTTACTTTGGACACGGATCAAGTGTTCCCAA ATTTAAGAAAGATATCTGCCAACGTCACTTTCGGAAACGTGACGTTAGGAGCtataaagaaattggaaaaattcttcaGGGAGAACAATTCCACAGGTTGCTTGAACAGAACTGTTATATTCGAGTCTCCTGTCACCGTTGAAGAATTGACTTTTGACAAGTTGAACAATAACGTTTCCTACGAGTTCTTCACGCGGAAAGTAAACGAAACATTCGGGAACGCCAGCTTCGAGAACCTAACGGTGGACACTTTGATAGCGGACGAAATAGCCCCAAACATGGTGAACGGTCTCGATCTCGTTGATTACGCGAAACACTTGGAATCATCCGATATCGAGTGCACCATCGAGGACAGTTTGGAAACGGATCGTTTGTGCGCGAAATCTGTCAACGGAATGCCGGTAGAGGAGATTGGCCAGTTGAAAGATCGGCTGTCAGCGATCCTGGATCACGTACAGAGTGGAAATTTGACGTTGAACTCCCTTCGAGTACTCGGCACGATTAAAGCGGATTCGATCAACGGTGAACGCGTGACGGATTTGTACAACGAGGAACGGTTCGGCCCGAGGCCTGTAATAGTCAAGGATGAAGTTTACATCGAGGATCTGACGATCCTTGGCCTGATGAACGGTTACAATTTCACGGAACGCGTACTCGACACAGTTCAAAAATCCGACGCGAACATAGTGATCGAGGGTCATAAAACGTTCGACTCGATCATTTGCACCGAACTTGAAGCGAAATATTTGAACGGACGTCCCATAGAGAATATCCTAGATCCTTATAAGGAACAGGTGCTCTCAGGTCCCGTGATCGTAAACG GTACCATGACCGTTTCCGAATACTTCAACGCAACTGGAAACATCAATGGCGTACCGTATCGCGAGCTGACGGATAAATTCAGATATTTGGGGAACAATTCCTACGAATTTCGTGGAGACGTCAGATTCCTCGACGATGTAACCATAGAGAATCTGTACGTGAACGGGTCGATTCAGGGGACtgatttcgatgattttttgaaCACGGTGATTTACAAGGACGAGGACAACGTCACGGTTTCAGGGacgaaaatatttgagaaCACGGTCACTTTTAACGACGGGTTCTTCGTTCACGAGAAATTGAATGACATTGATCTGAGAAGATTCAGGGAGAAGGCCGTTTACATCGACGCGCCGTTCTCCGTCAagtcgaaaattatattcaaagatGGTATAAAAGTGGAGAAGGATATCGTGGTTAAGAAATCTCTGGAAGCAAAATCAATAATGGGAATCGATATCGAAGAGTTGCGAGCTAACGTGTTGTATCTTAACAAGCCCACTTACGTGGACG GAAATCTCACGTTCACCAATGTGACTTTCGAGTCTAACGTTCAAGTGAAGAAGATCAACGATGTGGATATGGATTTAGTGATACCGTTGAAGACAGATCAATTTATACCTGTAAAAGTGTTAAGAGGTTACAATATTACAGCGGAAAATATGGAGATTTTAGGAACGGTGAATGGCGTCGATTTGCGAGAGATGCAAGAAAAGACATTCAtg ttaACAGGGGACCAGAATATAACGGGACACTTCACTTTTCACGGTGTCGttcattttcgaaatgaaTTCAATCCACGCCTTATCAACGGCATCGATCCAAACAGATTCATACCTCTGAATACAAAGAGCACCATAGTCG GCAATTTTGTATTCGAAAAACCAGTGATTCTCAAGAAAAGTCTGAGGCTATTGGGCTATTTAAATGACATAGATGTGAATCGATGGGAAGCTGTGGCAGTGACGACCGAAAATTCAGTGCCACAATTTATTTCTGGAAATTGGACCGTTTTTGGCAACGTCTATTTCCAAAACGGAGCTTACGGAAGCGAGATTTTAAACGGGACGAACATCACGGAggtatcgaatattttagcCGAGAAACATTTAGAAATGGACGCCATGTTGgaagagaaaaat GCCAATCTGGACGTTATATGTAAAGATTTGGCCGAATTGAAACGCTACGCGGAGAATCAAATTTATCAGTTCAATGCCTTCGATTATCTGCAAATCATCGAGTTCGATAACGGTTCGATTGCCAGTGTCcattatttcgaaacgaacgacaCGGATCACTTAATATTGAGTTGCTACGATTGTCAAATGCACGCGTACGCGTTTACcgaggaaaaatttgaattggtGGGCGATATGCCGAATTTCGGCGTGGTCCAAGAATGGGCGACCTTTGAACGAGACCAGGTATTATATTTCCTCACTTCTGGCCCAAAATCTTGCGGAAGGAATCCCGTGAACGTATGGAGGTTGAAAGACAATGAGTTCAGG CACGTTTTAGATCTTGATCACAACGTAAAAGTCAAGAAGATAAATCAGGACATATTTTTCACGATGATcgataagaagaaagaattacgATCTAAAAAGATGAATGAGCAATTGAAGAGGTTTCTGTCATCTTCGGTAGACAAcgatgaaacgaaaatcgTTTGGGATGAAGATATATTAGCGGTTAACAAGACAACTGGAAAAGAATACGACAATAATACGAGTTCGAGGAGcgttaaagaaattttgaatttcaaagcTGGATTCCTCgagaaagaaatgtttttgTATTACGATGAAGAGTTTAGCAAGGATAGTATATTT ATTTTTCACAACGATACGACGCAAAAAAAGATCTTTCAAACTATAACAGCATACAGGCCAACCTCCTTTACGATACTCAATTTTGATGGACTGGTCGAAACACTGCTCGTCTTCGTCGAAAATAGGAAAAACCTTCGAATTTATGAATACAaag GTATCCAAGGCTTCGTGTACAAAGACAGTATAAAAATGAAcgtcgataaattattcagttttaaaattagaaagtatTCTCATATGGCGAAGAGATATTGCCTAGGCTTGATTCATAAAaacagattaataatattggagGCATTAATGTACGGCGAAAAATTAGATATGGGGCCGTTAACgtgttag